From a region of the Nitrospira sp. genome:
- a CDS encoding GNAT family N-acetyltransferase codes for MNATIIDDLRRLHELKKAWNDIYAADPDATVFDSWAWVSGWLESTPRKWLVLGVRRQVPWEQAHATHAANGSTDIASEPYVAFLVFSARTKASQTILSMGGYPHTDHTGFVCVPGYADQAIPALAVFIREQVQWDTLELLNVNETDPQLNLFLKSLLSTRISIQEGKGTSCPYIPLPETWEQYFYTVLGSSTRKNLRNCLNRIKRLDGYHVTAIQSGNADSQIDTLFFLWQSRWGLTTEDLYMGFSLEDVLNIKRSFLRSCFNENRLWLNILWDGPTPIAAGAVLLDPAKKLFCVHKLAVNYQYAHVSPGKLWCLDAIQYAIENGYRICDFGRGTEQYKFALGSKERFDRNVVVVRMGPVKKLLLKVRSHLQVRIQLKRLTGQALTRAAS; via the coding sequence ATGAATGCAACAATCATCGATGACTTACGCCGCCTTCATGAACTGAAAAAGGCATGGAATGACATCTATGCGGCGGACCCAGATGCCACCGTCTTTGACTCATGGGCTTGGGTGAGTGGGTGGCTGGAAAGCACACCTCGGAAGTGGTTGGTGCTGGGGGTGCGACGGCAGGTTCCATGGGAACAGGCTCACGCCACTCACGCGGCGAATGGCTCGACCGACATTGCGAGCGAACCCTATGTGGCATTCCTGGTCTTCTCTGCGCGTACAAAAGCATCACAAACTATTTTGTCGATGGGGGGCTATCCTCATACCGATCACACAGGATTTGTCTGCGTGCCTGGCTATGCCGATCAGGCCATTCCGGCATTGGCTGTCTTCATCCGAGAACAGGTCCAGTGGGACACACTGGAATTGCTGAACGTCAATGAAACGGACCCACAGTTAAACCTGTTCTTAAAGAGCCTCTTGTCAACACGGATCAGCATCCAAGAAGGGAAGGGCACGTCGTGTCCATACATTCCGTTGCCAGAGACGTGGGAGCAGTACTTTTACACGGTGCTCGGCAGCAGCACTCGCAAGAATTTACGAAATTGCCTCAACAGAATCAAACGCCTCGATGGCTATCATGTGACCGCAATCCAGAGCGGCAATGCGGATTCTCAGATCGATACGCTGTTCTTCCTCTGGCAATCGCGGTGGGGGCTCACTACCGAGGATCTCTATATGGGGTTTAGCCTCGAGGACGTGTTGAACATTAAGCGCTCATTCCTCCGCTCCTGTTTCAATGAGAACCGGTTGTGGCTGAATATTTTATGGGACGGTCCTACGCCGATTGCGGCGGGGGCGGTGTTATTAGATCCCGCTAAAAAGCTCTTTTGTGTGCATAAGCTGGCTGTGAACTATCAGTATGCTCACGTATCGCCGGGTAAACTCTGGTGCCTCGATGCGATTCAATACGCGATTGAGAACGGCTATCGGATCTGTGATTTCGGACGAGGAACGGAACAATATAAATTTGCCCTTGGGTCGAAAGAACGATTCGATCGCAATGTGGTAGTCGTCCGAATGGGCCCAGTCAAGAAGCTGCTACTGAAGGTTCGAAGCCATTTGCAAGTGCGGATCCAACTGAAACGATTGACGGGACAAGCACTTACACGTGCTGCCAGCTGA
- a CDS encoding CHASE3 domain-containing protein: MLAEPLGLIHKQNERPSCKRTPTFGIPSSYIVSAMVAIVVMLVNATLLFLGTRQVFESADDVAHTHEVLAASEHLLSTLADAETGQRGYVITGVPAYLEPFQAAKARVQGSVDRLRLLTSDNLEQTPAIKDIERLVEDKLGELSETIALRRDQGLEAARMVMMTDQGKRVMDMIRSRLNDINARESALLAAGEHKHQATYELVIIANGLSLVLGLGILLFAYFIVYQDIVVRREADAALRAFSTELEHRVTARTAELVQSQDRLRAMASELNLAEQRERQRLARELHDHLQQLLVVLKIKLGQTKPFADQVPACAILMKESDEVLSEALTYTRTLVADLSPRVLNDHGLAAGLRWLSDYMQKHNLAVTVHAPEQDVRLPDDQKIVLFQSVRELLINASKHAGTGRATVTLDQLDGQLRITVRDDGVGFDIAAATEAIVPHGGISSKFGLFSIRERMRALGGFLELRSAPGKGTTATLVLPVARHVETELSPKVSGIRDHRATVISDFPSQLSSTKIRVLLVDDHIMVRQGLRAMLDAYPDVELIGEAGNGEEAVQLVDQLCPSVVLMDINMPKMNGIEATKAIMVRHPDTIVIALSVNATDTDQEAAAQAGAVQLITKEVAVDQLYAAMQQAMKKRKTPV, encoded by the coding sequence ATGTTAGCAGAGCCGCTAGGTCTTATCCACAAACAGAATGAGCGGCCTTCGTGCAAGCGCACTCCCACGTTTGGAATTCCTAGCAGCTATATTGTCTCTGCCATGGTGGCGATTGTGGTGATGCTCGTCAACGCGACGCTGCTCTTTTTGGGGACGCGGCAGGTGTTCGAGTCCGCCGACGATGTCGCGCATACGCATGAGGTGTTGGCGGCATCGGAACACCTGCTCTCCACCCTGGCTGATGCCGAGACGGGGCAGAGAGGGTACGTCATCACCGGTGTCCCTGCTTATCTGGAACCGTTTCAGGCCGCGAAAGCACGAGTCCAAGGAAGTGTGGATCGGCTTCGCCTCCTGACCAGCGATAACCTCGAACAGACGCCAGCGATCAAGGACATTGAGCGATTGGTGGAGGATAAGCTAGGCGAATTGTCAGAAACGATTGCCTTACGGCGTGACCAAGGGTTAGAAGCGGCTCGCATGGTCATGATGACGGACCAGGGCAAACGAGTCATGGATATGATCCGATCGCGATTGAATGACATTAACGCTCGAGAATCGGCATTGTTGGCCGCGGGTGAGCACAAACACCAGGCCACCTATGAACTGGTGATCATCGCAAATGGACTGAGTCTCGTGTTGGGGCTGGGCATTCTCCTGTTTGCCTATTTTATCGTCTACCAAGATATTGTCGTTCGTCGGGAGGCAGACGCTGCGCTGCGTGCGTTCTCCACCGAATTGGAACACCGGGTGACAGCACGCACCGCGGAGCTTGTGCAATCGCAAGATCGCCTCCGCGCAATGGCCTCGGAGCTAAATCTGGCCGAGCAACGAGAGCGCCAACGGTTGGCCAGGGAACTGCACGATCATTTGCAGCAGTTGTTGGTTGTGCTCAAGATTAAACTGGGTCAAACGAAACCATTCGCGGATCAGGTTCCCGCCTGTGCCATCCTCATGAAAGAGTCGGATGAGGTCTTGTCAGAGGCGCTTACCTATACCCGGACGCTGGTGGCTGATTTAAGCCCCAGGGTTCTGAACGATCATGGGTTAGCGGCGGGCCTGCGCTGGCTCAGCGACTATATGCAAAAACATAATCTAGCGGTCACCGTGCATGCGCCGGAGCAAGACGTGAGGCTCCCGGATGATCAAAAGATCGTGCTGTTTCAATCGGTGCGGGAGTTGTTGATCAATGCCTCGAAACATGCAGGAACTGGGAGAGCCACCGTGACGCTCGATCAGCTGGATGGGCAGCTACGGATTACGGTGCGTGATGACGGTGTCGGCTTCGATATTGCTGCCGCAACGGAGGCGATCGTGCCTCACGGAGGAATTTCGTCCAAGTTTGGGCTCTTCAGCATCCGGGAGCGCATGCGGGCACTCGGAGGCTTCTTAGAGCTCCGGTCCGCTCCAGGGAAGGGAACCACGGCAACACTCGTGTTGCCAGTGGCACGGCATGTAGAGACAGAACTGAGTCCGAAGGTCTCCGGCATTCGGGATCACCGCGCCACTGTCATTTCTGATTTTCCTTCGCAACTCTCATCGACAAAGATTCGCGTCCTGCTGGTCGATGACCACATCATGGTGCGCCAGGGTCTTCGGGCTATGCTAGACGCCTACCCCGATGTGGAACTTATTGGTGAAGCTGGGAATGGCGAGGAGGCGGTACAGCTCGTCGATCAGCTCTGTCCATCAGTCGTGTTGATGGACATCAACATGCCGAAGATGAATGGGATCGAGGCCACAAAGGCAATCATGGTCCGTCATCCGGACACGATCGTCATCGCGCTGTCGGTGAATGCGACAGATACTGATCAGGAAGCCGCAGCACAAGCCGGGGCCGTTCAGCTCATCACCAAAGAAGTGGCGGTTGATCAGCTCTACGCCGCAATGCAGCAGGCGATGAAGAAAAGGAAAACACCAGTGTAA
- a CDS encoding DUF3015 family protein, which translates to MKRIQLWVTVIGMLVLSGCITQSTVELTKAPFDATTDLTNGTSKAVGEFTEPTQKLLSSTTPGAAAIDRFTRAREKTEIFVGYTYEHLRAETAQGSGEHLTSLTVLAGIPSDRQAQFQETMRKTHSIIFHESVPLRESRIRLVNAAWSEGFGKLESETITHQETGISDLDLTIRKPRNSMSIMSQR; encoded by the coding sequence ATGAAGAGAATTCAATTATGGGTGACAGTCATAGGGATGCTCGTGCTGTCTGGCTGCATTACACAATCCACCGTGGAACTGACCAAAGCGCCATTTGATGCGACGACGGACCTCACGAATGGAACATCGAAAGCTGTAGGGGAATTCACTGAACCCACGCAAAAATTGCTTTCGAGCACGACTCCGGGAGCTGCCGCTATTGACCGCTTCACTCGTGCCCGAGAAAAAACTGAGATTTTTGTGGGGTATACCTATGAACACCTGCGGGCAGAAACGGCCCAAGGATCTGGTGAACACCTCACTTCCCTCACGGTCCTGGCCGGAATTCCTTCAGATCGACAGGCTCAATTCCAAGAAACCATGCGGAAAACCCATTCAATCATATTTCATGAATCCGTCCCGCTCCGGGAATCGAGGATTCGCCTGGTGAATGCAGCATGGTCGGAAGGATTTGGGAAACTCGAATCCGAGACGATTACGCACCAAGAAACGGGGATCAGCGATCTCGATCTCACGATTCGCAAGCCTCGGAATTCGATGTCCATCATGTCCCAGCGATGA